The nucleotide window tgagttcaaggccagcctgggctaccaagtgagttctaggaaaaaggcacaaagctacacagagaaaccctgtctcgaaaaaccaaaaaaaaaaacaaaaaaaaaaaacaaaaaaaaaaaaaaacccaaacccccccccaaaaaaaattaaaaataaaataaataaaataaaaaataaaatatgagtaaGCCTGATACAGTAGGTAAGGGATTTTTACAACTTTTTAGTGTGTTCTACCTCCaaaatcttttctctttattatagAGTGGTTATTGCTTTTCCCCTACCAAAGGAAAATCACTAGAACAGAGCCACTGACACAAAACAACATCCAGAagttaaaatactttattattataaacattttcagAATATAAACTGATTTTGTGTGAAGACTCTGAAACTTTTAAAACTATATGTAAGATAAGATTATTATAATGTATTTCACTTTCCAATCCAGAAAATACTGCAAGTTAGATCTACAAAAGGTTATCTAAATTGTTTCATAGAGAAAGCCAGTGAGCATAAAAATATGTGactcaaaactaaaacaaacccaACCAAGAAACAGATTCCACAAAGTCTGTTAATCCtccaattttaaataaatgatctcCCAAGGGAAAATAATTCCACTACCACAGCAATTTGGTGAATCAAAGCAGAGCCACTCTTTTCTTAAAGGGAAATTCTATTATAtgtaagaaaaattattaaagctTTTAGGAAATAGGAAAGGAATCTGCATGTTGGAAAGCAAGCATACTAAATCCCTCACGTTCACTTCATTAGAAGTTGAAACTTCTGTCCACATAGGAAAGTGACATGAACATGAACGCACAGAACCAAGCTCCTCAGATGCTTTCAGTTGAGCCTCAGGAGAACTGACTTAGGAGCTTCAAAATCCAAGGATAGACTGGTCCCAAAGcatctcctcctctgtcctttcttcgccttgttcctttttctcctttctacGCTTACGGTCCTCTTTCTTAGAGGACACATCTcggccttttctctcttttcgGTTCTTAAGCTTTTCTGTACCGTCCTGTAGAgtttctgtttctgcctttgttttctttctttggatgCTCCTGTGTTTGTTTAAATCCATTTCCTCTGAACTCCTTTTCCTCTCGTGTTTGGGCcgttcttcctccttttctctgctCTCCTCTAGATGTCTTTTCCTCTTCTGGTGCATTTGTCTATGACTGGCTTGAGGGTCAATGGTACTGTGTCCTGAGCTGAGGTGCTTGTGAACTACAGATTCTACACTATATGAGCCACAGCTGTATTCTTGCTGACTAAGGTTGAAGGGGACTGATTTTTCTGAGAAGCTGTCCCTGGTAAATTGACAGTAGCTCAGAGAGTCTAAGCTCAGCTTTCCATGAGCTGGTAACCACTGGGGCAAGCGGTCTTCTGTCTGTGAACTACTGCATGATCTTGGGTAGGTATGGTTGGTTCCAGATGGGAGTCTTTGATCAAACATGCTATACCTGGGTCTGGAATCAAACTCTTCTCTGTACCCACAGCTTTCCAAATAATCCCCTCTCATTCTTCTGAAACACGTCTTTGGCTCtaagcctctggctttctgtactTTAATATAATCTTCAAGTTCATCTTGAAAAGAGTCATATGACTTGTTTGAATGCTTCATTAGGTTGACAAAAAGGGATTCTCTATAGAAAagatgggagaaaaaaatcttactaGATTATTTTGTTCTGAAAGATTCATTGTTCTTAGAAAGGTTAAAGTAACAAAAGGAAGACCAAATTAAAACCTACTTCAGCAAGTGCTAAATATTTTGGTACTATATATCAAAGACTAGTATCAAAATGGTCAAATATCTCACAAACCATACACAAATAACTTCACTATTCTTCTACATTGGGAGAAAAAGTATAAAAAGGGAGTTGACACATGGGATGTTTTCATACAGCTGAAAATGTAAGGCAACAGGGATGTGTGAATCACGTCTGTGGCAGTGACCTGATCTCAATATTAGATAATTTCTAAAGCTGTGATGACTCAGTTTCCTGTATTATTGATTTCTAAGACAAGTAACAGAACCACAGTAAAgtaatttaatctttaaaatccTGTTTACTCAAATAAATGTATATACTTACCTGACTACAGTACTCTAAGGCTTACTAATAAAAGAATGTGATGTTTGTAAAGTGATTTAGGAATGCTGGAGACGATAAAATCAGCTACAAGATGAGAACTACTCTTAGGGATAGGGTGTGAAGGAGGATGAAGGGACAGAATAGAGTTCTGTGGCATCTGTACAGCACTTGGATTCCCCTCTATTACTTCTGACTTGTATAAAGGCATTCTAGAATgccttttggtttgttctttccAAGAACAGTAAGTATGAGGTGGAAACAGAGGGAAGTGGAGATGGACACAAGAGGGACAGAACTCATGTAGAAACATTTCAGAAGAAACTCACACATTAcagaatttttatttgattttttttttcttgctaggAGGGATCAGCAACGATtcctaattctctttctttcccccacATCAAAATACATTTCTGGGGATTTATTTTCCCTATAAAATTAGGAGGCAGCAGCAAAACCCTATGTACAATTGAATATTTCTTCCCTTTAAAAAGTACAATCCAACAAAGCACTCCAGAGTTACAAATGTGCAGTGATTATTCTGAAAACAGGAAAATGGTCTAACTGAAACCTATTTTGgtgaattataaaaattaaatttgaaaaacataaaaactctGACTAGGATAGCAACAATAAACATGACGAAACAAAGGcatactatgtttttttttttttttttttttaaccagagctgaggacccaacccagggccttacgcttgctaggcaagtgctctaccgctgagctgaatccctaacCCACAAAGGCATACTATGTTGACACTTCAGAAGAACATGTATACAAATGGTCAATAAACACAGGAAAAGATCATTAGATGTAAAATGAGTGTGAGTTCAAACCACAGTGAAGGATTGCTTCACATTCCCTGGAATGACTGAAAGATTGACAGTGCTTGGTGAGG belongs to Onychomys torridus chromosome 3, mOncTor1.1, whole genome shotgun sequence and includes:
- the LOC118580422 gene encoding lysine-rich coiled-coil protein 1, whose translation is MKHSNKSYDSFQDELEDYIKVQKARGLEPKTCFRRMRGDYLESCGYREEFDSRPRYSMFDQRLPSGTNHTYPRSCSSSQTEDRLPQWLPAHGKLSLDSLSYCQFTRDSFSEKSVPFNLSQQEYSCGSYSVESVVHKHLSSGHSTIDPQASHRQMHQKRKRHLEESREKEEERPKHERKRSSEEMDLNKHRSIQRKKTKAETETLQDGTEKLKNRKERKGRDVSSKKEDRKRRKEKKEQGEERTEEEMLWDQSILGF